A genomic window from Gemmatimonadaceae bacterium includes:
- a CDS encoding ABC transporter permease — protein MMRRLLRYLEQYKENLAIAMETLRVAKLRSALTILGVVIGVATVMTMASLVEGLRAQIIRTVEIAGPTTFYVLKVYSSTPINPQNPPAYVRIRPDLTIDEAELIARLPEVAYASIWGQTVQRLSVGGERTQPTAIFGADAGYPLVQGGELSAGRWFTRNEILGGAAVVVLDEAKARQLFGRANPLGKTVRVGSRPMEVIGLYQPPENIFAPQGSETGAIIPFRLLDVQFEIDRTNALWIPVRPRSGVSVEAAQEAVTIALREHRRLRPAQRNSFDLVTQDQILDVFNQLTGVFFVVMLVLASVALLVGGIGVMAIMMVSVTDRTREIGIRKALGATRGDIAVQFLIEAATLTGIGGAVGIAVGLGTGQLVTRLLGIEASPPLAYTLVAVVVSVGIGVVFGVLPARRAARLDPIEALRYE, from the coding sequence ATGATGCGGCGCCTCCTGCGGTACCTCGAGCAGTACAAGGAGAATCTCGCCATTGCGATGGAGACGCTACGCGTGGCCAAGCTGCGCAGTGCGTTGACGATTCTCGGAGTGGTCATCGGCGTGGCGACCGTGATGACGATGGCCTCGCTGGTGGAAGGCCTGCGCGCGCAGATCATCCGCACGGTGGAGATTGCCGGCCCGACGACCTTCTATGTGCTCAAGGTCTACTCCAGCACGCCGATCAATCCGCAGAACCCGCCGGCGTATGTGCGCATCCGGCCGGACCTGACCATCGACGAGGCCGAGCTGATCGCGCGGTTGCCTGAGGTAGCGTACGCGTCGATCTGGGGGCAGACGGTGCAACGGCTCTCCGTCGGCGGCGAGCGCACGCAACCGACGGCCATCTTCGGCGCGGATGCCGGCTACCCGTTGGTGCAGGGCGGTGAGCTCAGCGCCGGACGCTGGTTCACACGCAACGAGATCCTGGGCGGCGCGGCGGTGGTCGTCCTCGACGAGGCGAAGGCGCGGCAGCTCTTCGGCCGCGCCAACCCGCTCGGCAAGACGGTCCGCGTCGGGAGCCGACCGATGGAGGTGATCGGGCTGTACCAGCCGCCGGAGAATATCTTCGCGCCGCAGGGTTCCGAGACGGGTGCGATCATCCCATTCCGCCTCCTGGACGTGCAGTTCGAGATCGACCGGACGAATGCGCTCTGGATCCCAGTGCGGCCGCGCAGCGGCGTCAGCGTGGAGGCGGCGCAGGAGGCGGTGACGATCGCGCTACGCGAGCACCGGCGCCTGCGGCCGGCGCAGCGCAACAGCTTCGATCTCGTCACGCAGGACCAGATCCTCGATGTGTTCAACCAGCTGACGGGCGTGTTCTTCGTGGTGATGCTGGTGCTAGCGTCGGTGGCCCTGCTGGTGGGCGGCATCGGCGTGATGGCCATTATGATGGTCTCGGTCACCGACCGGACGCGAGAGATCGGCATCCGGAAGGCGCTGGGCGCGACCCGCGGCGACATCGCGGTGCAGTTCTTGATCGAAGCCGCCACGCTCACAGGCATCGGGGGCGCGGTCGGCATTGCGGTGGGACTCGGCACGGGCCAACTGGTGACGCGACTACTGGGCATCGAGGCGTCACCGCCCTTGGCCTACACGCTCGTGGCCGTCGTGGTCTCGGTGGGGATTGGCGTGGTGTTCGGCGTCCTGCCGGCGCGGCGGGCGGCACGTCTCGATCCAATCGAAGCGCTGCGCTACGAGTAG
- a CDS encoding ABC transporter substrate-binding protein, producing MCAVAVAAVLAAACSDGVARPAIGFTYNWGDSPLERFVEHALNDGVRPRDSLRLVFESRGGWQQYGSSTMAAEVRRASLIAADSEVLAVIGPGGSREALQVAPIYAEAGVAMIVPTGTSRLLAGAGDHVLRLAPDDSVQGEFIAAFADTALGAKSLAVFHVPDEYGIGLAAGTASTAAARGLQILVRTPIALVRACGDRGDGDAYYARLATDLARRGRPDAVVLAMRTVEAGCLATALRARWPGIVLIAGDGVYLDTPLFNSAGTAVDGMYLVAFWHPEIPSARAREFAVEYRRVTGREPRHGDAVFVDGALLVAQAIRGGARSRPALLRALRETGTRRPAFEGYSGTISFASDARRPLWMTRIVGRGSVLLAGR from the coding sequence ATGTGCGCGGTCGCTGTTGCCGCAGTGCTCGCGGCCGCCTGCTCCGACGGCGTGGCACGCCCGGCCATCGGCTTCACCTACAACTGGGGTGACTCCCCACTTGAGCGATTCGTGGAGCACGCGCTCAATGACGGAGTGCGGCCGCGCGACTCCCTGCGCCTGGTGTTCGAGTCGCGGGGCGGTTGGCAGCAGTACGGCAGTTCCACGATGGCGGCCGAGGTGCGGCGCGCGAGCCTGATCGCGGCCGACTCGGAGGTGCTGGCCGTGATCGGGCCGGGTGGCAGTCGCGAAGCCCTGCAGGTGGCCCCCATCTACGCCGAAGCCGGTGTGGCGATGATCGTCCCGACGGGGACCAGTCGACTGCTCGCCGGCGCGGGCGACCACGTGCTCCGGTTGGCCCCAGACGATTCGGTGCAGGGCGAGTTCATCGCGGCCTTCGCCGACACGGCTCTGGGCGCGAAGTCATTGGCCGTCTTTCACGTGCCCGACGAATATGGCATCGGATTGGCGGCCGGGACGGCATCGACCGCGGCCGCCCGCGGGCTGCAGATCCTCGTGCGCACGCCGATCGCCTTGGTGCGAGCCTGCGGCGATCGCGGGGATGGTGATGCCTACTATGCGCGACTCGCCACCGATCTGGCGCGCCGCGGACGTCCGGACGCCGTGGTGCTGGCGATGCGCACGGTCGAGGCCGGATGCCTCGCCACTGCGCTGCGGGCCCGCTGGCCTGGCATCGTCTTGATCGCCGGTGACGGGGTGTATCTCGACACGCCGCTGTTCAACAGCGCCGGCACGGCCGTCGACGGGATGTACCTCGTGGCGTTCTGGCATCCGGAGATCCCGTCGGCGCGGGCCCGGGAGTTCGCGGTGGAGTACCGGCGGGTGACCGGCCGCGAACCGCGCCACGGCGATGCCGTGTTCGTGGACGGCGCGCTGTTGGTCGCGCAAGCCATCCGCGGCGGCGCACGCTCGCGGCCCGCGCTGCTGCGCGCGCTGCGCGAGACCGGGACGCGGCGTCCGGCCTTTGAGGGCTACAGTGGCACGATCAGCTTCGCGTCGGACGCGCGGCGCCCGCTGTGGATGACGCGCATCGTCGGCCGCGGCTCCGTCCTGCTCGCCGGCCGATGA
- a CDS encoding response regulator: protein MSRPRRALPLRVLLSLFAATTVVYVTIVAAQLIRTIVPLAQDLRGRSRDLLDDHDRVSASLVALHEARRQLARLAPPLVPGAEPLPDRDRLRDSLLALLDRSASMRASIDRADVPLEMRLLLADAVGAEAAIAVTLLEAERAIAVNQPQAAVVAFRASGILSDSARSLLSRAQRVAIAHTLERQEGLAAELTELERFSLAFALLGTVLLVIGVWIARTRVYLPVQAMARAVQRVSSGDLDADVRVTHDDELGQLGQHLNEMTAVLRERAADETRRRENLTERFGRILDSSASAICVFDGTSLQVVLANRGASEIFGCSADALRQRRLSDLLGGLSPERLEALLSELQGPEAPRVLLTTWLTRADGRLRAAEVALQASRDEDASVIVLVAEDAAAREQMRDFDARLREFALEHERAIGRGDVVGTMRLLTAFVCDTLDADRCGVWRVGGGGAEAVAVFDAVSGAHRDDLPLDAGSDGPETYRCAIRVGGRETAMLAVRRDSRAFSMDERSFVGAVADLAVRTFEAAARSTLEQALARAHRMDSIGQLAGGVAHDFNNLLTAILGNLEASRAGLERGSELDVALGEAEHAALRAADLTRQLLTFARQQVVETRAVRVESRVSDAEAMLRRLVGPERALRLALEPPVGSVRLGSGQLEQILVNLVVNARDATPAGGAIDIEARRRTLSEAELVQFPGLQAGEHVELVVRDTGVGMDQATLERVFEPFFTTKGVGAGTGLGLAVCYGIVRNAGGVISATSTPGAGTTFRILLPSTPERDSPRPGSATTAETRGVTVLVAEDEPAIRALVSRMLAARGFRVLTAADGDEALGVASREPGPIELLVTDVVMPRLGGVELARGLRAIRPDVRILFMSGYAATAPIEDGEFGDAAFLAKPFNTQELLRRVQELLRGDTESARATPH, encoded by the coding sequence ATGAGCCGGCCGCGGCGGGCGCTGCCGCTCCGCGTCCTCCTGTCGCTGTTCGCGGCGACCACAGTCGTGTACGTCACCATCGTCGCGGCGCAGCTCATCCGGACGATCGTGCCGCTGGCCCAGGACCTGCGTGGCCGGTCGCGGGACCTGCTCGACGATCACGACCGGGTGTCGGCCAGCCTGGTTGCGCTGCACGAGGCGCGGCGGCAGCTCGCGCGCCTGGCGCCGCCGCTCGTGCCCGGCGCCGAGCCCCTGCCCGACCGCGACCGGCTGCGCGACTCGCTGTTGGCCTTGCTCGACCGCAGCGCCTCCATGCGGGCCAGCATCGACCGCGCGGACGTCCCGCTCGAGATGCGCCTGCTGCTCGCCGACGCAGTCGGTGCGGAGGCGGCGATTGCGGTGACGCTGCTCGAGGCCGAGCGCGCCATCGCGGTGAACCAGCCGCAGGCGGCCGTCGTGGCGTTCCGGGCGTCGGGGATCCTCTCGGACTCCGCCCGCAGCCTCCTCTCGCGCGCGCAGCGCGTGGCCATCGCGCACACGCTGGAACGCCAGGAAGGCCTGGCCGCCGAGCTGACGGAGCTCGAGCGATTCTCGCTGGCGTTCGCGCTGCTGGGCACGGTGTTGCTCGTGATCGGGGTGTGGATTGCGCGCACGCGGGTCTACCTCCCGGTGCAGGCGATGGCACGGGCCGTCCAGCGTGTGTCGTCGGGCGACCTCGATGCCGACGTCCGGGTGACGCACGACGACGAGCTGGGCCAGCTCGGCCAGCACCTCAACGAGATGACGGCGGTGCTGCGGGAGCGGGCCGCGGACGAGACCCGACGCCGGGAGAACCTGACTGAGCGCTTCGGGCGCATCCTCGACTCCTCCGCCAGCGCGATCTGCGTGTTCGACGGGACGAGCCTGCAGGTGGTACTGGCCAACCGCGGCGCGTCTGAGATCTTCGGGTGCAGTGCCGACGCGCTGCGACAGCGGCGCCTGTCCGACCTACTCGGGGGACTCTCGCCGGAGCGCCTCGAGGCCCTGCTGTCCGAATTGCAGGGCCCGGAGGCCCCGCGCGTCCTGCTGACAACGTGGCTGACGCGCGCCGACGGCCGTCTGCGCGCCGCCGAGGTCGCGCTGCAGGCCTCGCGGGACGAGGATGCCAGCGTGATCGTGCTGGTCGCCGAGGATGCGGCGGCGCGGGAGCAGATGCGCGACTTCGACGCGCGCCTGCGAGAGTTCGCGCTCGAGCACGAGCGGGCAATCGGCCGCGGCGACGTGGTCGGGACGATGCGGCTCCTCACCGCCTTCGTCTGCGACACGCTGGACGCGGACCGCTGCGGCGTGTGGCGGGTCGGCGGAGGCGGCGCCGAGGCCGTCGCCGTGTTCGACGCCGTCAGCGGCGCGCACCGCGACGACCTGCCGCTCGACGCTGGCTCCGACGGACCGGAGACCTATCGCTGCGCCATCCGCGTCGGCGGCCGCGAGACGGCGATGCTGGCCGTCCGCCGCGATAGCCGCGCCTTCTCGATGGACGAACGCAGCTTTGTGGGCGCGGTGGCGGATCTCGCCGTGCGCACCTTCGAGGCCGCGGCGCGCAGCACGCTCGAGCAGGCGCTGGCCCGTGCGCACCGGATGGACTCGATCGGCCAACTGGCCGGCGGCGTGGCGCACGACTTCAACAACCTGCTGACGGCGATTCTCGGGAACCTCGAGGCCAGCCGCGCCGGGCTGGAGCGGGGCTCCGAGCTCGACGTCGCGCTGGGGGAGGCGGAACACGCGGCCCTGCGCGCCGCCGATCTCACGCGCCAGCTGCTGACCTTCGCGCGGCAGCAGGTGGTAGAAACGCGCGCCGTGCGGGTGGAATCACGCGTCAGTGACGCCGAAGCGATGCTCCGGCGTCTCGTCGGGCCCGAGCGCGCGTTGCGCCTCGCACTGGAACCGCCCGTCGGCAGCGTGCGGCTGGGATCCGGGCAGCTGGAGCAGATCCTCGTCAACCTGGTCGTGAATGCGCGCGACGCGACGCCGGCCGGCGGCGCGATCGACATCGAGGCCCGCCGTCGCACGCTCAGCGAGGCCGAGCTGGTGCAGTTCCCGGGACTGCAGGCCGGGGAGCACGTGGAGCTCGTGGTGCGCGACACGGGGGTCGGGATGGACCAGGCCACCCTGGAGCGGGTGTTCGAGCCGTTCTTCACCACCAAGGGGGTCGGCGCGGGCACCGGCCTCGGCCTCGCGGTGTGCTACGGCATCGTCCGCAACGCGGGGGGCGTGATCTCCGCCACGAGCACGCCCGGAGCGGGCACGACCTTCCGCATCCTGCTGCCCAGCACCCCGGAGCGGGACTCGCCGCGGCCCGGGTCGGCGACGACGGCCGAGACGCGCGGCGTGACCGTGCTGGTGGCGGAGGACGAACCCGCCATCCGTGCGCTGGTCTCGCGGATGCTGGCCGCTCGCGGGTTCCGCGTGCTGACCGCCGCCGATGGCGACGAGGCCCTCGGCGTCGCGTCGCGCGAGCCGGGTCCGATCGAGCTGCTCGTCACGGACGTGGTGATGCCCCGCCTCGGCGGCGTGGAGCTGGCGCGCGGCCTGCGGGCCATCCGGCCGGACGTCCGGATCCTGTTTATGTCGGGCTACGCGGCCACGGCGCCGATCGAGGACGGCGAGTTCGGGGATGCCGCCTTCCTCGCCAAGCCCTTCAACACGCAGGAACTGCTGCGGCGGGTGCAGGAGCTGCTGCGTGGCGACACCGAATCCGCACGCGCGACACCCCACTAG
- a CDS encoding ABC transporter permease encodes MPFFEAVRLALQTIRVQKLKSFFTLIGVMIGVMFLIAVVSIVEGMSDYVENDFAAKIIGVNTFDVRRWPNFTPNESDDEWRAYLRRPRVFQPEADVVAEALGPSFRIARVNETFLQAFVTGVRPQSVQAIATDESYFEIKKFGISSGRAFNAQDVAAGAKVVVIGDELAKYYWPGLDPIDREMRIAGQTYRVIGVIEPQGSVFGFSMDRMAIAPFSTPLSRAIRPRGDLGRITVQATSREILDDGMESVREALRGFRRLGPADGDNFALETSDAALGFFDALKGKLILFGTALPAIGLVVGAMVIMNIMLVAVAERTREIGVRKALGARRRDIISQFLVEAATLSVIGAAIGALMGIAIAQLIAAVTPLPASVAPWSLVMALVVGAGVGIVAGIYPASRAARLDPIAALRQE; translated from the coding sequence ATGCCCTTCTTCGAAGCGGTCCGGCTGGCCTTGCAGACCATCCGCGTACAGAAGCTCAAGAGCTTCTTCACGCTCATCGGCGTGATGATCGGCGTGATGTTCCTGATTGCGGTGGTGAGCATCGTCGAGGGGATGAGCGACTACGTCGAGAATGACTTCGCCGCCAAGATCATCGGCGTGAACACCTTCGACGTGCGACGCTGGCCGAACTTCACGCCCAACGAGTCGGACGACGAGTGGCGGGCCTACCTGCGCCGGCCGCGCGTGTTCCAGCCCGAGGCGGACGTGGTGGCCGAGGCGCTGGGTCCGTCGTTCCGCATCGCGCGCGTGAACGAGACCTTCCTGCAGGCCTTCGTGACCGGCGTGCGGCCGCAGAGCGTGCAGGCGATCGCCACCGACGAGAGCTACTTCGAGATCAAGAAGTTCGGCATTTCGAGCGGCCGCGCGTTCAACGCGCAGGATGTGGCCGCGGGCGCCAAGGTGGTCGTGATCGGGGACGAGCTGGCCAAGTACTACTGGCCGGGCCTCGACCCCATCGACCGCGAGATGCGGATCGCCGGCCAGACCTACCGCGTCATCGGCGTGATCGAGCCCCAGGGCTCGGTGTTCGGCTTCTCGATGGACCGGATGGCGATCGCGCCGTTCTCGACGCCGCTGTCGCGGGCCATCCGCCCGCGCGGCGACCTCGGCCGCATCACCGTGCAGGCGACCAGCCGCGAGATCCTCGACGACGGAATGGAGTCGGTGCGCGAGGCCCTGCGCGGCTTCCGCCGCCTCGGCCCGGCCGATGGAGATAACTTCGCGCTCGAGACCTCCGACGCGGCGCTCGGGTTCTTCGATGCGCTCAAGGGCAAGCTGATCCTGTTCGGCACGGCCCTGCCGGCCATCGGCCTCGTCGTGGGCGCGATGGTGATTATGAACATTATGCTCGTGGCGGTGGCCGAACGCACGCGCGAGATCGGCGTGCGCAAGGCGCTCGGCGCGCGGCGGCGCGACATCATCTCGCAGTTCCTCGTCGAGGCGGCGACGCTGTCGGTGATCGGCGCCGCCATCGGCGCGCTGATGGGCATCGCCATCGCGCAACTGATCGCGGCGGTCACGCCCCTGCCCGCCTCGGTCGCGCCGTGGTCGCTGGTGATGGCGCTGGTGGTCGGCGCGGGCGTGGGCATCGTCGCCGGCATCTATCCCGCCAGCCGCGCGGCGCGGCTGGATCCCATCGCCGCCCTGCGCCAGGAGTAG
- a CDS encoding ABC transporter permease has translation MRPSDVVGIAVAQIRGNPLRTFFTLLGIIVSVAFLIAVVAIIQGMNAYVKENIADAMVGTNAFQVRRTPIQVGLIDDELMARIRRRPVISPEDAEAVRAALPEAIAVSRQSGWPTPITEVFWRGRSVGGILIFGITPEFQVVQDYRVRAGRPISPVDVSQRMNSVVLGTELAEKLFETVDPIGQEVRLAGERFVVVGVNEPKGRVLGQSFDAYVLIPISRFEMRFGRRLTTTISVKASDTSDVDGMMARAEEAMRVAHGLRPGQENDFSIETSEALVAFWKSLTQILFAVIPAVVAIGIVVGGIVIMNIMLMAVNERTREIGIRKAVGARARDIERQFLVETVMLSALGGVIGVLAGWAFAFLISVVSPLPARITWWSVAVALGLGAGIGVVFGVYPARRAARLDPVTAMRAE, from the coding sequence GTGCGCCCTTCGGACGTCGTCGGCATCGCCGTCGCGCAGATTCGCGGGAATCCCCTGCGGACCTTCTTCACGCTGCTCGGGATCATCGTCTCCGTCGCGTTCCTGATTGCGGTGGTGGCGATCATCCAGGGAATGAACGCGTACGTGAAGGAAAACATCGCCGACGCGATGGTCGGGACGAACGCGTTTCAGGTACGCCGCACGCCGATCCAGGTGGGACTGATCGACGACGAGTTGATGGCGCGCATCCGCCGGCGCCCGGTGATCTCTCCCGAGGACGCCGAGGCCGTGCGCGCGGCGCTGCCGGAGGCGATCGCCGTGTCACGGCAATCGGGCTGGCCGACGCCGATCACCGAGGTCTTCTGGCGCGGCCGTTCGGTGGGCGGCATCCTGATCTTCGGCATCACGCCCGAGTTCCAAGTCGTGCAGGACTATCGGGTCCGCGCCGGTCGCCCGATCTCGCCGGTGGACGTGTCGCAGCGGATGAACTCGGTGGTGCTCGGCACCGAGCTCGCGGAGAAGCTCTTCGAGACGGTGGACCCGATCGGCCAGGAAGTGCGCCTCGCCGGCGAGCGCTTCGTCGTGGTGGGCGTCAACGAGCCCAAGGGCCGCGTGCTCGGCCAGTCCTTCGACGCCTACGTGCTGATCCCGATTTCGCGCTTCGAGATGCGCTTCGGGCGGCGGCTGACGACGACGATCTCGGTGAAGGCGTCGGACACGTCGGACGTGGACGGGATGATGGCGCGCGCCGAAGAGGCGATGCGCGTGGCGCACGGCCTGCGCCCGGGCCAGGAGAACGACTTCTCGATCGAGACCTCCGAGGCCTTGGTGGCCTTCTGGAAGAGCCTGACGCAGATCCTGTTCGCGGTGATCCCGGCGGTGGTCGCCATCGGCATCGTCGTCGGCGGCATCGTGATCATGAACATTATGCTGATGGCGGTGAACGAGCGGACGCGCGAGATCGGCATCCGCAAGGCCGTCGGCGCGCGCGCGCGGGACATCGAGCGGCAGTTCTTGGTGGAGACGGTAATGCTCTCGGCGTTGGGCGGCGTGATCGGCGTGCTGGCGGGCTGGGCCTTCGCGTTCCTGATCTCGGTGGTGTCGCCGCTGCCGGCGCGCATCACCTGGTGGTCGGTGGCGGTGGCGCTCGGGCTCGGGGCGGGCATCGGCGTGGTCTTCGGCGTGTACCCGGCGCGGCGCGCGGCGCGACTGGATCCGGTGACGGCGATGCGGGCGGAATGA
- a CDS encoding ABC transporter permease: MSLSSKVYNLTEGVRIAVESIVGNKVRAFLTILGVAVGVFVVVVISAAIHGINTSVTKEFEATGPTTFFVSRYPISFEACDGTEDTCKWLRNPPITWDEVARLAALDDAAAVGVRMDWTGAFKYRDQLLPAAQIEAYTANWSQFGAPEMLPGGRVFTEQEFRSAARVIVLNTTAAERLFGESDPLDKMMTVNGNQFQVIGVYKDKASFLTGADRAKGVMPVTTLQRALNVRRGDMGLVVKPRGAVARDDLVDQVTATLRGARGLRPSEESNFSIITQDKLMETWGRITTAFFAVMIALSAVGLIVGGVGVVAIMMISVTERTREIGVRKALGATRLTILWQFLIEAVTLTGIGAGIGLAGGWAVSFLIRSGTSIEAAIPPGAAVAALLASAVTGIVFGMVPAFRAARLDPVEALRHE; this comes from the coding sequence ATGAGCCTCTCCTCGAAGGTGTACAACCTCACCGAAGGGGTGCGCATCGCCGTCGAGAGCATCGTCGGCAACAAGGTGCGCGCCTTCCTGACGATTCTGGGTGTGGCGGTGGGCGTGTTCGTGGTCGTGGTGATCTCGGCGGCGATCCACGGCATCAACACGAGCGTCACCAAGGAGTTCGAGGCGACCGGGCCGACGACGTTCTTCGTGTCGCGCTATCCGATTTCCTTCGAGGCCTGCGACGGCACCGAGGACACCTGCAAATGGCTGCGCAACCCCCCCATCACCTGGGACGAGGTCGCGCGCCTCGCGGCGCTGGACGATGCCGCCGCCGTCGGCGTGCGGATGGACTGGACGGGCGCGTTCAAGTACCGCGACCAGTTGCTGCCCGCGGCGCAGATCGAGGCGTACACGGCCAACTGGAGCCAGTTCGGTGCGCCGGAGATGCTCCCGGGCGGGCGGGTGTTCACCGAGCAGGAGTTCCGCTCGGCCGCACGGGTGATCGTGCTGAACACCACGGCAGCGGAGCGCCTCTTCGGCGAGTCTGATCCGCTGGACAAGATGATGACGGTGAACGGCAACCAGTTCCAGGTCATCGGCGTCTACAAGGACAAGGCCAGCTTCCTCACGGGCGCCGATCGCGCCAAGGGCGTGATGCCGGTGACCACGCTGCAGCGGGCGCTGAACGTGCGGCGCGGGGATATGGGCTTGGTGGTCAAGCCGCGCGGGGCGGTGGCGCGCGATGACCTCGTGGACCAGGTGACCGCGACACTGCGTGGCGCACGGGGCCTGCGCCCCAGCGAGGAGTCGAACTTCTCAATCATCACCCAGGACAAGCTGATGGAGACCTGGGGGCGCATCACCACAGCGTTCTTCGCCGTGATGATCGCGCTCTCGGCGGTGGGCCTGATCGTCGGCGGCGTCGGGGTGGTGGCGATTATGATGATTTCGGTCACCGAGCGCACCCGTGAGATTGGCGTGCGCAAAGCGCTGGGCGCGACGCGGCTGACGATCCTCTGGCAGTTCCTGATCGAAGCGGTCACGCTCACGGGCATCGGGGCCGGCATCGGGCTCGCCGGCGGCTGGGCGGTGTCGTTCCTGATCCGCAGCGGCACGAGCATCGAGGCCGCGATCCCGCCGGGCGCGGCCGTCGCCGCCCTGCTCGCGAGCGCCGTGACCGGCATCGTGTTCGGGATGGTGCCGGCCTTCCGCGCCGCGCGGCTGGATCCCGTCGAAGCGCTCCGCCACGAGTAG
- a CDS encoding ABC transporter permease — MRLWDRLAMTFEGVLMALESLKANKVRAALTISGVAVGVFVVVAMGATVHGIRNSFQSDMDEFGTATFQIRRRNPGFSNCNPTTDCPDRRNPGVSLAEWRAVRQLPEVESAMAWLFGGGTVTYRDRIVKNVGYDAQSTEWIRTDQADIAPGRTFTESEHDAAALVTLVNAKLAEELFGDSDPIGKEIDLSGTRFTVIGVYHTKAGFLKSLDGRGPDTPRMVLPMMTAYRRLGVWRNSMMVMVKPQATVSRDDAMDAVTATLRGMRGLRPSQPNTFYLVGQDKMMETFDQLFGAIFMVGLGLSAVGLLVGGVGVVAIMMISVTERTREIGVRKALGATRGIILWQFLVEAATLTTLGATIGLVLGGGLAWVIRANSTIPATIPLGAIVASLLGAAMTGIVFGMLPASRASRLDPVEALRHE, encoded by the coding sequence ATGCGTCTCTGGGACCGTTTGGCGATGACCTTCGAGGGCGTGCTGATGGCCCTCGAGTCGCTCAAGGCGAACAAGGTGCGTGCCGCGCTGACCATCTCGGGCGTTGCCGTCGGCGTGTTCGTCGTCGTCGCGATGGGCGCGACGGTGCACGGCATCCGCAACTCCTTCCAGTCTGATATGGACGAGTTCGGCACGGCCACCTTCCAGATCCGCCGCCGCAACCCGGGCTTCAGCAACTGCAACCCGACGACGGACTGCCCCGACCGCCGGAATCCGGGCGTGTCGCTCGCCGAGTGGCGCGCCGTGCGGCAACTGCCGGAGGTGGAGAGCGCAATGGCCTGGCTCTTCGGCGGCGGCACGGTGACGTATCGCGACCGCATCGTCAAGAACGTGGGATACGACGCGCAGAGCACGGAATGGATCCGCACGGACCAGGCGGACATCGCGCCCGGCCGGACGTTCACCGAGTCGGAGCACGACGCGGCGGCGCTGGTGACGCTGGTGAACGCGAAGCTGGCCGAGGAACTCTTTGGCGACTCCGACCCGATCGGCAAGGAGATCGACCTGTCGGGCACGCGCTTCACGGTGATCGGCGTCTACCATACCAAGGCGGGCTTCCTGAAGTCGCTGGACGGTCGCGGCCCGGACACGCCCCGGATGGTCCTCCCGATGATGACGGCGTACCGCCGCCTCGGCGTCTGGCGCAACTCGATGATGGTGATGGTGAAGCCGCAGGCCACGGTGAGCCGCGACGACGCGATGGACGCGGTGACGGCGACGCTACGCGGGATGCGCGGCCTGCGCCCCAGCCAGCCCAACACGTTCTACCTGGTCGGACAGGACAAGATGATGGAGACCTTCGACCAGCTCTTCGGTGCGATCTTTATGGTCGGCCTCGGGCTCTCGGCCGTGGGCCTGCTGGTGGGTGGCGTCGGCGTGGTGGCCATTATGATGATCTCGGTCACGGAACGCACGCGGGAGATCGGCGTGCGCAAGGCGCTGGGCGCGACGCGCGGCATCATCCTCTGGCAGTTCCTGGTCGAGGCGGCGACGCTGACGACGCTGGGCGCGACAATCGGCCTCGTGCTGGGCGGCGGGCTGGCCTGGGTGATCCGCGCCAATTCGACCATCCCCGCGACGATCCCCCTCGGCGCCATCGTCGCGTCGCTGCTCGGCGCCGCGATGACCGGCATCGTGTTCGGGATGCTTCCGGCGTCGCGGGCGTCGCGGCTGGACCCGGTCGAGGCACTGCGGCACGAGTAG